One Candidatus Hydrogenedentota bacterium genomic window, AAAAGTGTTAATTACCCTATTTCCCGATTTATCGTAAACCCTTGAGAGTTATTGTAGTGCACGCTTAAACGCTTGTCAAGACCCCTGCCTGTTTGACAACAATTTACCTCGCACTCGATTCCGGCGCGCTAATCGCGCAACGGAACCCGTAATCCTCGCGCGTCGCCGATACCCGGTCAAAATGCCGTTTCGCGGTTCGCACGTCAAAGCGCTCGGAGCGGAACGATCCGCCCCGTAGTACGCGGAAAATCTGGCCGTAGTCCTTCGTTACAAAACGGTTCCCGGGGTAGGCCTGGTACCAGTCCTGTGTCCACTCGTAAACGTTCCCAGCCATGTCCACCACCCCGTATGGCGACATGCCCTCGATAAAGCGACCGCGCTCCGCGGGCGCATTCAGGCCCGTGCCAATCATGTTGCAGAGGGTCGGGTCGAACTCGTTACCCCACGGGAACTCGAGTCCGTCCGGCCCGCGCGCCGCCTTCTCCCACTCCAACTCCGTCGGCAGGCGCTTGCCGACCGCCTTGGCGAAATCGACGGCCATATTCCACGACACACCGGTCACGGGATAGTTCTCCAACCCCTCCGGAAATTCATGCAGCGGAAATACATCCCTGAATTCTGCGTTAGTTACCTCGTATTTGTCAATGTAAAATGCGGGCACGTCAATGGTGTCCAGCGGGGCCTCGTCGGGGGCCCGGTTCGCCGCCCCGCGAATGAAGGGGCCGCCCGGCACCAGCACCATCCCCGGCGGGACATTCCCAGGCTTCATGGTCAGCGAAACCCGAACCTCCTGGTTCGGCTCCAACTTGACCCGATCACCCGTCATAATATGGCCCGGGGCGTGAACATCGACAATATAGTTCCCCGGGGGCAGCGTGAAATCCTTCGGCGTTACCTCGGGCCGCTTGCCGCCGTTGATCCATATCGTCGCGCCCGTCGGGGTGGACGTCACGATCAGGCGCCCCTCAAGGGGCTTCAAATTTATCGTCGTATTCGTCCCGTACTGGTGGTCCGCCTTGACGTCCAGCATGTCCGATTTATACGAGTAGTAATTCTCCAGCAGCACCTCGAACTGGTGCTCTCCCACTCCCAGCGGGTGACGCCGGATCGGCGTCACGCCGAGGCGATCGCTTCCGTTGAGGATCACCTCCGCCCCTTCGGGCCTCGACTCCACCGTCAGATACCCCACCAGGGGCTCCATCTCGATAACATACGCCTGCGGCTCGCCCACCGTCACCCGGATCGCGTCCTCCGTGTCCCGGTACCGATCCATTTGCAGCAGGACATTGTAGCGGCCGGGCGGCAGGCCCGTGAACGTCACCGGCGTCTCTCCCGTGTAGCCGCCCTCCACCAGCACCCGCGCCCCCGACTCCGGGGCGCTGTCAATCTTCACCGCCGTATCCGGTTCCCTCGAACCGCACCCCGCCGCCATCACCGCCACGAGCAGCAGCCCCGGAAGGTAGATCCGGCCCCAGCGCGCTGCCCGGCCGGCAACACCCGAAAGGCTTGGACTCTTCCTCGGCTTCCTCCGCCCCGGCATCCTGTAGGTCCAATCTACCGCCCATACGGCGGAACCCTGGGAACCCGCCAGCGTCAATCATGGCGGGCGCCCGGAGCATTCCCTGTCATAAGCGGCGTCCATTATAAACAATAATCCCAAAAATTACACGCGTTAATCCTTGACAAAGGACTTGATCGGCTGGTCGTCCTTTTCCCCGCGCTCCCGGCCCGACGTCACCGTGAATTCCACCGTCGCCGGGGTGCGGTCGAAAACGGCGTTACCCGGCGATTCCTCGTAGAAACTGCTGAACAGGGCCGTATACTTGACGTCCCGCTGGCGCGCCGGCGGCTCGAGGCCAATCGGGCCGTCGTCACCCAGACGATCATTGACGCCGGGGAAACACTCGGAATTGTTCAGGAACGGCGCCACGATGAAGCCGGGGTTCGCCAGCAGATCATACGGCGCCACCAGCGTCAGGTTCGGCCCGCCGGGTATCTGGCCGCTTGCCACAAGACGCCCGTCTTCGTACAGTTCAAACGCCACCCCGCGCGCAGCCGCGGTAGGCACCACGTCGGGCAGGGTCATCCGGATGGAAAAGCCCGCCTCCACGCGCTCGCAGGTTTCCGCGGGCGGCAACGGAATGCGAGCGAGCGAACCCAGCCCCTGCTCCCCGGCATCCCGCGTGCGGTTGCCGATGGTGCCGCCTGCCCGCTCGTACCAGAACTCCGTCACGACCTGCGTGTCGAGCCCGAGGGAGGCGTCCGCGCCGGGATCGGTCCAGCGGCGGTAGTCATAGACCGCCGCCTCCAGATCGGCCACGCTCGCCAGATTGCCGAAGGCGCCGCCGGCCTGCATATTACCGGCCTCGTCGTAGCCCTGCACCGAAATCAGGTACTCCGATCCCGGGGGGCCAACGAGCAGGTCCCGCAGCCGCGTGGTCCCGGTGAAGATGGTGTCCAGGGTGATGGTCTTGTTGGCCGGGTTCATCCAGGCGCTCCAGCCGCCCGAGATGTCCGTCCAGGACGTGAACTGCGCCCCCGCGGCGTCCGCGCCCCAGACCCGCCAGCGGACGGTGGAGAAGCAGGGCAACGGGTCCTTGGGGTCCTGGCCGCCGCCGAGGCGGCTGATGCCCCAGGTGAAGGTCGGGTCGGCCACTTCCTGGCCCGATGGCCCGGCCCGGAGTTCGCCCCGCACGTTCGGGAACCACCACAGGTGGAATGGCTTCAGCGGGATGAAGGTCTGGCCGGAGGGATCCAGCGTCGCCTCGTTACCGGCCAGGTCCGTCACGCGGACATTCGCGATCGCGTGCCACTGGTTCACGCCATCGTGCAGCAGGTCCGTGAAGAGCCAGGAGGTCTCCAGGGTGTTCCCGCCCACGTTGTTGTACGTCACGGTCAGCTCGGCGGCGCTGTTGATCAGCTCCGCCGCGGACTCGGAGTTCGGCGTCCACCAGGCCATGCCGGGCACGCCCGCGAAGTTCCGGTAGAGCACGGCGTCCTTTTCCCCCGGCGCCGTGTAGGTGATCGTTCCATCCGGCAGGCCGTCAATCGCGAAGCCGGACCCGACGTCCGTGAAGGTCAGCGAAATCCCAATGCCGTTCCTGGGCAGGTCGAAGAAGACCGAGGGATCGCCGGTGGTCCCGTTGAGGTAGCCCGCGTTCGCGCCAGTTTCACCCAAGAGGGCGCCCGCGCCCCAGTTCCCGGGCACCGGGGTCGCGATATTCAATTCCGGAGGCGGCCCGGCATCGCCCGTAAGTGTAAAACCGCTCAAGTACTGGTCCGCCAGGAGGTTGAAATTCGTCACGATCACCGGCGGGATACTGTCGAAGCCGAAGCGGCGCCCGACAAAGGCCTGGCTCCCGGCCGTGTCGCTCTCGTCGAGGAAATTGACATCGGCTCCGTCGGGCAGGCCGCCCGTCGCGTGGATGAAGATCTCGTAGTTGTCCGTGTTTACGTCCGCGATGGCCGGAAACTCCGTCTCGAAGTTCTCCAGCACCACGTTGTAGTCCACGAACGCGAACGTCGCGTCGACCGCGCTCACCGGATTCACGTCCAGGGGCCCGATGCGGTTGTTCGCGTCGAACACGGACGCGCCCTGCAGGGGATTAGCGATCCAGATCACCGCGTTGGTCAGATCCACCGTCGGCGTCACCACCTGGATCGTGATCGGGCCCTCGCCGATCCAGCGGCGCTGCTGGCCCCGCTGGATGATGTAGCATTCGGTCCACGTGGCCGCGGTGATATCGGCGGTTTCCTCGTCCGCGCCGACCACCAGGTCGGAGGAGGAGCGGCCCAGGTTGCCGAAGTCGCGGCTGAAGAATTCCACCGAACTCAGCGTGGCGGAGTCCGCGCCGGTGCGGCGCACCTGCGTCAGGTCCGCGAGTTCGCCCGGGAACGCGTCCGGATCGGCGCTGAAGACAATCGCCGGATCGAGCGTATCGGTCACTTCGTGGGCGTCGGTCACGCCCGCGGGCAGCGGTAGCGGATTGCCGCCGCCGTCCGTCACCCACAGCCCGCCCACATCGAGCGTGGTGTCCGTGCCGGCCACGCCCGCACCGCAATTGTGAATGAGGGTCGCCTCGATGGTGGCCACGCCGTCGATCGCGTTCACGCCGCCCGTGGTGTCGAGGAAGGTGCACTGCGTGATGTTCAGCGCGCCGCCCTGGTCGATGCGGACGGCGTCGCCCGTGCCGCCGGACACGATGGAGGCCGCCATGTAGACCTCGGCGGGGTCGACGCAATCGACGCTGACGCCGCCGATGCTGTCAAAGAGCACGCGGCGGATGTCCACGTCGCTGCCCTGCATCGCCAGGATGCCGGTGGTCCCGCCGGTAATGGTCACGCCGCTGATCGTGAAGCTGAAGTTTTCCTCCACGGTAATCACCGGCGCGCCGCCGGGCCCGACGATGCGGATCCTGTGCGGGTGCGCCGAGCTCTTCCCCCGGATCGTGAGGCCGGCCAGGTTGCCGTCGATCACCAGCGCCGAGCCGAGGGTATAGTCCACCGCCGGATCCGTTACGTCCGTGGGGCCGTCCAGCACGATCACGTCGCCCGGGGCCGCCGCCGCGAGGGCGCCGTCCAGTGTTGTCTCCGGGCAGGTCGCGCACACATCGATTACAGCCGCGCGCGCGCCCCCCGCCGCCAGCAGCGCCAGCAGCGCCAGCGCGCCGGCCCATCCGCCTTTTCGTCCGTACCACATACTGCTCTCGCTCCTCGGTGGAACCCCGCCCTGGATTCCGGGCGCCCGCTTCCGGGCCGCCCGTTGCTTGCTTCGCACCTTCAAATCCGGCTGCGTCAGTCCAGGCCGCCGGACAGGTCCGACGGGCTCCGGCGCTCGTACACCGCCGACGCCTTGGTCCGCGCCGTGGTCACAAATTCGTTCGGATCCCGGTAGTTGATGAATCCGTCGTTGTTTCGATCGACGCCGTAACCCGCCTCCACGGTCATGATGATCTTGTACACGTCCGACCGCGTCGTCACGAGGTTGCCCAGGCGCGCAAAGCGCGCGCGGACCTCGTCGAAGCGCTTCGCCGGGTTGGCCTCGTTCGAAAGCGGGTACACCGCCAGGTCTTCCACGCCATCGGTCACGACGCCGGTTAGATTGGGCACGTCGGCGCGGCCGTAAATATAGTTGAAGTCGAACGCGTTCTCGTTGCGCAGGAGATCGCCCGTGCTCCGGTAGTAGCGCCCGTCCGCGTGTTCCGTGCGGCCCGCCTGCATCATCGCCGCCATCCGGAACGCGCCGATCTGGTGTTCGTCGGGATCTGCCGCATCGTTAATCATGTCGCGCGGATCCAACGGAATCGGAACCGGTGCCGGCACCAGGAGGTCGGTGTCCACGCCCGGGATCTCGTTGTACCGGTTCCGCAGCGGCGGCGTGGTCCCGTCGTAGAAGTGGATCGCCGGCGAGTACGGCGGTCCGCCCGGCGGCGCCCACGGACGGCGCCCGAGCGCCGGATCGACGACCGGAATATCGTTGCTTGCCCGCAGCACAATGTTGGCCAGGGGCGGAATATCGCCCGCGAGCACGTTTGGCGCGTTCCCCGGCTGCACGGTTTTCCCCACATCCACCACCCCGGGAAGGCCCAGCAAGGAATTGTAGAGCTCGTCGACCCTGGTAGGGTCGCCATTTCTTTGCCTCGTAACTTCGCGCAGGCGGGTATCCGCCGTGTTCACGTTGATCCGGCCCGCCGTCCGCTTGCGGGGCGCGAGCACGATATGCGTGAGCGCGCCCACCTGGCCCGGCGCGCCCAGATTCCGCACGCGCAGCGCCAGGAAGTTGTCCGTCACGCGCACGATCTGCGGCTTCCACCCGCCCACGGCGTTGTTGCCGTAGAAGATGTAGCCGTCGGGGCCCGCCTGGTAGCGCGTGGTCGGCGTCCATTCATCCGGGTGGATGAGGCCGCCCGGCTTGGTCCGCGACGCCGACGTCGGGTCGGATTGGCCCCGCGCCTCGCTCGGATCCGTGATCACGTCCAGCGCGTAGATCGGCTCGAAGAGCTGCCCCGCCAGCGATGCGCGCGGGTTGGTCGGGTCGCGCGTGATGATCGACTTCGCCACCGGATCCACCGGCACGATTTGCCCGTTGTCCAGCTCGAGGCCGGCCGCGCCCGGGTTGATCAGCGCGGCGTTCGCCTTCGCCCGCACCGGTACCGCCGTGTTCGTCGCCACCGTCACCACGTTGGCCGCGTGCTTCGCCGCCTGTTCGATCCGCTCCCGCATCTGCGGCAGGAACGTGCCCACATAGAGGATGTATTCCCCGTTCTCCAGGCCGTCCTCGCCGTCCCAGATGAACAGGCCCTCGGGCGCCTGGGCCGTCCCGCGGTTTTCGCTCACGAACATCGCCACCCGCTTCTCCAGCGGCCAGCGATCCGTGAAGTCGTTGTCGCCGATGTTCACGCCGTTGAAGTTGCCGGTATTGTTCAGGTACGCCGCATTAAACAGGTAGTGCAGGTTAAAATCGCCCGGCGACGGGCTCCCGTCCACGTAGGACGGGTAGTTCGAGAAGTGATCCAGGTTCGCGCGCGGGCCGTCCGTCGGCAGTTCAAACAGGAACACCGGCGCCCACGTCCCCGGCGCCAGCAGATCGTCCGGGAAACTGCTCCCCGGATTGTCCACCCAGTTCATCAGATCGTTGTTTGCGTTGACCGTGGAAAAGTCCGGACGGATCGGGCGGAACTCCGCCTGCCCCATCGTCAGCACCTTCGAGCCCAGGGCCAGGCTGTTTACCGCCGACGCCAGGATATTGCCCGAAACCGCGCCGTCCAGCGACTCCTGGCCCAGCGTCGCCCCGCGAAGCGCGATGGGTTGCGTAATCGAGAGTCCGTCGGCGGTTCCCGTAAGGCCCTGGAGGTTGAGGTTCAGCATCGTCATGTCGCGAACGAATGCGGAGCCGCCAGACGTATTGACCGCGTCGTGCAGGTAGATCTGGTGCGGCACGCGCATCAGATCCGCCGGCGACTCGTACGACCGGTTCGCCACCTGCGCCCGCGACAGGTTCCAGCGTTGGTCCGCCTGCGACGGGGTAGGGTTCGACGCGAACGTACCGTCCTCTCGAGTTCGGAAATGGTCGAAGGGATCCGGGAACTGGCGCGGATCCGCCGCGCCCGCCAGAAGCAACTCGATGTCCGGCGGATTCTCCATCATCCGTGTGGCCGTGTTCATTCGCAGTGGAGTACCCGACATTGCGTGTCCGAATAGTCGCTGATTTCGCTGCAGCACCGCCAGGTTCGTATTCGGGAAATCGGGGTGCTGGACGAAGCGCGGGCGAAGATCGACAACAGCATTGTCATTGATCTGGAGCGGAGGTCCGCCCGGCGGCGAAAAAAGCTCCGCTTCGAAGTAGCTCAGGCTGTCGGCCCAATCGTCGTAGTTGCCGTCCGTCGCCTGCCAGCGGTTCTCCGTGCCGAAGCGATCGCCGTTGTACAGCGGATGCTTCCGCTCCAGGCTGCGGTAGAAGTCAACACCCATCTGGTTCGGCGGCCAGATGGTCGGATACGCCGCATTGACGGTCAAGGGCGTATCAGGCGTTCCGTCGTCGTTCGTATCGATAAGATTGAATGCAAGGTCATCGATCGTTCTGTTGATGACATCGTATTCGCGATAAGTCACGCGATCTACGACCTTCCCCGCCGTGGCCGCACCCTCGTACAGGGTCACAATCACGTTATCGCCGGGATTCCAGCGGCGTTCGGCAAACGCTCTCCACTCCACCGGATCGTTGGCAGTGGATCCGATATACGGCGCATTCACCGAAAGAAATGTGGGCGACAGTGGACTCGCCGCCGCATCGCCGAAGCTCTGCACGGAAACACCGCTCAGCACGCTGATTCCAACGCCGTTGCCGCCATCAAACGCCACCTGGTAGGCCGGATCCGCGTACTGCTGGCGATCGGTCATGAAAAGGTAGGGCATCGTTACCGGCTCATAGCTCCCGGGCCCGAAGAAGCGCCAGGGCGTGCCGCCCGGCACCCAGTGGGTGTCCGTGGGCACATCGGTGTTCAATAGCAGCCTGCCTTCGTCCACGCCTTCGCTATTCCGCACGGACTGGAATACGCCATCCACCCCACGCTCATCGATCAAGCCATCGAGGTTATTATCCACCATGTCGAGATCGAGGACGCCCGGAATGTAGATGCCCGCCGCAGTCATGTAGCCGCCATCGCCGTCGTTGTCGATCCCATCCTGCTCGGGATAGTTGGGGAAGACGCCGCCCCGAAGAACGAGCGCCGCCACATCATCCACATCGTCCACATCGCTCAGCCGGATGGGAATGGGTGTCGCGGAATAGGGATTCTGGGACGTGAGAATTGAATCCTCTTCCAACTGGATGATCCGGTCCCACGGCAGGTTACCCTCGGCGCTCGTGAAAAAGCTCTCGAAATCCTTCGAACTCGCCACGACGGAATCGTTGGGCAGGTTATCGAGGGAAGAATCGGCATAAAGCGCGGTCCGCCCGTCGCCATCATGGTCCACGTAATCCGTCAATGCGCCTGTATTCGGGTTTGTGAAGCGCTGGAAAACACTGCCAGTCAAGTCAAATAACGCGTTATACAGCGGCGACGCGGGTGGTATCAGGGGACTCGTATCGGCAATCGGGGGCACCGTGACCAATCCGTTCGTCAATACGCCCCCGGTAAAAGGCAGCGGCGTGCCATCGGCAAGCCCCATACCGTTGTCGGCGATTCGGTGGTTGGCGACGCCATCGCGAAAGAAATCAAACTTACTGAAAGCGAGCAAAACCTTGCCGCGCGGTGCAATTTCGGTGTTCTGAGGCACTTTCCATGTGCTCTTGAACGGATCGCGCGGAACCTGGGGGCGATCCGGAATGCCCACTTCCATTTCCCAGCCGCCGATGTTCACAATCTCGTCGGAAACATTAACGAGTTCGAGCCATTCGTGATCCGGCTCCTGGCTGAAATCGAGCGCATTGATCGCCACGGTGTAGGTATCACCGCCCGCATTCAGCGCCGCCACCAGCGCGGGATTCATGCGAAACGCGACGCGAAGTTCGTAGCTCGATCCCGCTGGGGGTACCGTAATCGTAAAAGTTTCTACACCCGCGATCGGCTGTGTGCTGGGGAATACCACGGGGCCCGGAACCGGCGGCGGATCGTCGGGAAGGCCATCCAAGTGATAGAGATCTCCGTTTCCGGCTCCGCCGCGCGTACCGTCCACAAATGCCCAGCCCCTCGGGGCGCCGGGTACCGCGCCGCCAATGTGCGGATCGGTAATGTTTTGAAAATGGTTAATCCCATCGGCGAAATCCTGGATGATGGACTGCTGCGGCTGGCCACCCGCCGTGCGGTGCCGGTATTTTACCGCGCTCTGCAGGAGGGGAAACCCCAAACCGTCATACGGCGGCGGAAGTTCGGTGGTTGGGATAACCGACTCCCCGTTCATGGCGACGGTGTTTACCTTGAGGTAGTACCGGCCGGGAGGAAGGCCGTCCGTGGCGTTGAGGGTGAACTCGATGATATCGGTGCTGTTCGTCGCGGTGAAATAGGACCGATCA contains:
- a CDS encoding SUMF1/EgtB/PvdO family nonheme iron enzyme; amino-acid sequence: MKIDSAPESGARVLVEGGYTGETPVTFTGLPPGRYNVLLQMDRYRDTEDAIRVTVGEPQAYVIEMEPLVGYLTVESRPEGAEVILNGSDRLGVTPIRRHPLGVGEHQFEVLLENYYSYKSDMLDVKADHQYGTNTTINLKPLEGRLIVTSTPTGATIWINGGKRPEVTPKDFTLPPGNYIVDVHAPGHIMTGDRVKLEPNQEVRVSLTMKPGNVPPGMVLVPGGPFIRGAANRAPDEAPLDTIDVPAFYIDKYEVTNAEFRDVFPLHEFPEGLENYPVTGVSWNMAVDFAKAVGKRLPTELEWEKAARGPDGLEFPWGNEFDPTLCNMIGTGLNAPAERGRFIEGMSPYGVVDMAGNVYEWTQDWYQAYPGNRFVTKDYGQIFRVLRGGSFRSERFDVRTAKRHFDRVSATREDYGFRCAISAPESSAR